The following are from one region of the Hymenobacter sp. YIM 151858-1 genome:
- the rnr gene encoding ribonuclease R — protein sequence MRRNNESADAPRPSRDPARRREAAAPAPVSKTLVFRIFADNPGKVFSYRQISRRLGVVSKEQREEVFHHLKDLKRSGHIALLQNDDYRLVELPGRSFNERPDNDKPARDRGPKRGKFDPGFVAELGQEPVTHRRRTPGFDFPGTTDRTHRPGNYRHREAGAGGQEITGTVDLANNKYAYIVSEELSEDLRVYTDRLGFALDGDTVRVRLGKARDGRPSGDVVQVLERRKEEVVGRLMMQAGFGFVQPDNKRIYFDVFVPGHAFADAKNGDKVLVKITEWPDEFGRQPVGEVLRSFGAAGEHEAEIHAIMAEFGLPFEFPEEVEREANEIPANISAEEIAKRRDFRDITTFTIDPVDAKDFDDALSLRQLENGHWEVGVHIADVTHYVLPGTRLEKEAHWRATSVYLVDRTIPMLPERLSNGLCSLRPHEDKLTFSAVFELDEQGKLYDAWFGRTIIHSDRRFTYEEAQERIESGEGDFADEVNLLNRIAKELQAARFRKGAISFEAPEVKFKLDEHGKPVGVYVKERKDAHKLIEEFMLLANRKVAEFVYRLKKTKPRFTMVYRTHNAPDPERLENFALFARQFGYDLNLGEDANVSKELNKLTAEVEGKPEQSVIQALAVRSMAKAIYTTEALGHFGLAFDHYSHFTSPIRRYPDMMAHRLLEHYLHGGKNVDAEELEEDCKHSSEREKRAAQAERASIKYKQVEFMAEHVGEEFTGVVSGLTEWGLYVEMGETKSEGMARLADIQEDFFELDKENLRIIGRNTGRIIRFGDEVKVIIKAANLLDRTIDLELVSLPRNAGRAARPREEFGDRAPRQRPGGRGVAGGTGGGGRPRREGGRSASDKPKPKGKGRSRYHG from the coding sequence ATGAGAAGAAACAACGAATCGGCCGATGCGCCGCGCCCCTCGCGCGACCCGGCCCGCCGCCGCGAGGCAGCCGCCCCGGCACCCGTATCGAAGACCCTGGTGTTCCGCATTTTTGCCGACAACCCGGGCAAGGTGTTTAGCTACCGCCAGATTTCGCGTCGCCTAGGTGTCGTGAGCAAAGAGCAGCGCGAAGAGGTGTTTCACCACCTCAAGGACCTCAAGCGTAGCGGCCACATCGCCCTGCTCCAGAACGACGACTACCGCTTGGTAGAGCTGCCGGGCCGCTCCTTCAACGAGCGCCCCGACAACGACAAGCCCGCCCGCGACCGGGGCCCGAAGCGTGGTAAGTTCGACCCTGGCTTTGTGGCCGAACTGGGCCAGGAGCCCGTGACGCACCGCCGCCGTACGCCCGGCTTCGATTTCCCCGGCACCACCGACCGCACCCACCGCCCCGGCAACTACCGCCACCGCGAGGCCGGCGCCGGCGGGCAGGAAATTACCGGCACCGTCGACCTGGCCAACAACAAGTACGCCTACATCGTGAGCGAGGAGCTCAGCGAAGACCTGCGCGTGTACACCGACCGCCTTGGCTTTGCCCTCGACGGCGATACCGTGCGCGTGCGCCTGGGCAAGGCCCGTGACGGCCGCCCCTCCGGCGACGTGGTGCAGGTACTTGAGCGTCGCAAAGAAGAAGTGGTAGGCCGCCTGATGATGCAGGCGGGCTTTGGCTTTGTGCAGCCCGACAACAAGCGTATCTACTTCGATGTGTTTGTGCCCGGCCATGCTTTTGCCGATGCCAAGAACGGTGACAAGGTGCTCGTGAAAATCACCGAGTGGCCCGACGAGTTCGGCCGCCAGCCGGTGGGCGAAGTGCTGCGCAGCTTCGGCGCGGCCGGGGAGCACGAGGCCGAGATTCACGCCATCATGGCGGAGTTCGGCTTGCCCTTCGAGTTCCCCGAAGAAGTGGAGCGCGAGGCCAACGAAATCCCGGCCAACATCTCGGCCGAGGAAATTGCCAAGCGCCGCGACTTCCGCGACATCACGACTTTTACCATCGACCCCGTTGATGCCAAGGACTTCGACGATGCCCTCTCCTTGCGCCAGCTCGAGAACGGGCACTGGGAGGTGGGCGTGCACATCGCCGACGTAACGCACTACGTGTTGCCCGGCACCCGCCTCGAGAAGGAAGCCCACTGGCGCGCCACCTCGGTGTACCTCGTCGACCGCACTATTCCGATGCTGCCCGAACGCCTCTCCAACGGCCTCTGCTCGCTGCGCCCGCACGAAGACAAGCTGACTTTCTCGGCCGTGTTCGAGCTCGACGAGCAAGGCAAGCTCTACGACGCGTGGTTTGGCCGCACCATCATTCACTCCGACCGCCGCTTCACCTACGAAGAGGCGCAGGAGCGGATTGAGTCGGGCGAGGGCGATTTTGCCGACGAGGTGAACCTGCTCAACCGCATTGCCAAGGAGCTGCAGGCGGCGCGCTTCCGCAAGGGCGCCATCAGCTTCGAGGCGCCCGAGGTGAAGTTTAAGCTCGACGAGCACGGCAAGCCCGTGGGCGTGTATGTGAAAGAGCGCAAGGACGCGCACAAGCTGATTGAGGAGTTTATGCTGCTCGCCAACCGCAAAGTGGCCGAGTTCGTGTACCGCCTCAAAAAGACGAAGCCGCGCTTCACGATGGTGTACCGTACCCACAACGCGCCCGACCCCGAGCGCCTCGAAAACTTCGCGCTGTTTGCCCGCCAGTTTGGCTACGACCTGAATCTGGGCGAAGACGCCAACGTGAGCAAGGAGCTGAACAAGCTGACTGCCGAGGTAGAAGGCAAGCCCGAGCAATCGGTGATTCAGGCTCTGGCGGTGCGCTCCATGGCCAAGGCCATTTACACCACCGAAGCCCTAGGTCACTTTGGCCTGGCCTTCGACCACTACTCGCACTTCACCTCGCCCATCCGCCGGTACCCCGACATGATGGCGCACCGCCTGCTCGAGCACTACCTGCACGGCGGCAAGAACGTGGACGCCGAGGAGCTGGAAGAAGACTGCAAGCACTCTTCGGAGCGCGAGAAGCGGGCCGCCCAGGCCGAGCGCGCCAGCATCAAGTACAAGCAGGTCGAGTTCATGGCCGAGCACGTGGGCGAGGAATTCACCGGCGTGGTATCGGGCCTTACCGAATGGGGCCTGTACGTGGAGATGGGCGAAACCAAGAGCGAAGGCATGGCTCGCCTGGCCGATATTCAGGAGGACTTTTTCGAACTCGACAAGGAGAACCTGCGCATCATCGGCCGCAACACGGGCCGCATCATTCGCTTCGGCGACGAGGTAAAGGTGATTATCAAAGCCGCCAACCTGCTCGACCGCACCATCGACCTGGAGCTGGTGTCGCTGCCGCGCAACGCCGGCCGTGCTGCCCGCCCCCGCGAGGAGTTCGGCGACCGGGCTCCGCGCCAACGCCCCGGTGGCCGCGGCGTGGCCGGGGGTACCGGTGGCGGTGGCCGCCCGCGCCGCGAAGGTGGCCGTTCGGCCTCCGACAAGCCCAAGCCCAAGGGCAAAGGCCGCAGCCGCTACCACGGCTAA
- a CDS encoding rhomboid family intramembrane serine protease — translation MTIDLVLLLILVTCGISIYAWQNHSLLEQWIFSPYRVQKNREYYRFLTSGFLHADWMHLIFNMFSFYSFGQLVLQRMQIEFGGLNGMWVFLLLYIGGIIVSDIPTFFRHRRDARYGSLGASGGVASVIFAAVLFYPVAPEGGGILIFPIPFRIQPFIFGFLYLAYSYYQGRRMGDNINHDAHFYGALYGVVLTMLINPQAGLEFWQQISDKYL, via the coding sequence ATGACCATCGACCTCGTGCTGCTGCTGATTCTCGTCACCTGCGGCATCTCCATTTACGCCTGGCAAAACCACTCCTTGCTGGAGCAGTGGATTTTTAGCCCGTACCGCGTGCAGAAAAACCGCGAGTACTACCGCTTCCTCACGTCGGGCTTTTTGCACGCCGACTGGATGCACCTCATCTTTAACATGTTTTCGTTCTACTCGTTTGGGCAGCTGGTGCTCCAGCGCATGCAAATCGAGTTTGGCGGACTGAACGGCATGTGGGTGTTTCTGCTGCTCTACATCGGCGGCATTATCGTGTCGGATATTCCCACGTTTTTCCGGCACCGCCGCGATGCGCGCTACGGCAGCCTGGGTGCTTCGGGCGGCGTGGCCTCAGTCATCTTTGCGGCCGTGCTGTTTTACCCCGTGGCGCCGGAAGGCGGCGGCATCCTCATCTTCCCGATACCGTTCCGTATTCAGCCCTTCATCTTCGGCTTCCTGTACCTGGCCTACTCCTACTACCAGGGCCGCCGCATGGGCGACAACATCAACCACGACGCGCATTTTTACGGCGCGCTCTACGGCGTGGTGCTCACCATGCTCATCAACCCACAGGCTGGACTCGAGTTCTGGCAACAAATAAGTGATAAGTATTTGTAA
- a CDS encoding PLDc N-terminal domain-containing protein: MNFLAKYSLRPAVTACLMSLLTLSMSACSRRTSSGSLTIFGGIILILDILALIDILRQPWSLGKKILWVAIIWFLPLLGLLLYYLLAGRGKS, from the coding sequence ATGAACTTCCTCGCTAAGTATTCCCTGCGCCCGGCTGTTACGGCGTGCCTTATGTCGTTGCTCACCCTAAGCATGTCGGCCTGCAGCCGGCGTACGTCGAGCGGCAGCCTCACCATTTTCGGCGGCATTATCCTGATCCTTGATATTCTGGCCCTGATCGACATTCTGCGTCAGCCGTGGTCGTTGGGTAAGAAAATTCTGTGGGTGGCTATTATCTGGTTCTTGCCGCTCCTAGGTTTGTTGCTGTACTACCTGCTGGCCGGCCGCGGCAAATCGTAA
- a CDS encoding ABC transporter ATP-binding protein → MKPLLDIRDLTIDFASQYGTTRAVEGISFQLNAGETVAIVGESGSGKSVTSLALLGLIPMPPGKLSGGEARFQSQALGGEVDLLRLSEEELQRVRGNEISMIFQEPMTSLNPVHTCGEQVVEALLLHTSLSKQEAAARTIELFTEAQLPRPEKIFKSYPHEISGGQKQRVMIAMAMACQPAILIADEPTTALDVTVQARILQLIDDLRRQRNTAVLFITHDLGVVAEIADRILVMYRGKVVEQGSVLDIFTNPKHPYTKGLLACRPKLSQGKKRLPTVADFMREDAAGGFFSTETAPLQSPANEVAALVDEHSQSADETTKLFPVEHPSDVPQAADALVGFKQAPLLETGVPVPNAAAAPIVTAPAEPAAADVAQVKALGAAASEQVKQSGEVLLRVQDLRVYYPVRKGFFGRATEVVRAVDGVSFDIYRGETVGLVGESGCGKTTLGRTLLRLVEPTSGSILFDGTDWAKLRAGELRRRRRDFQMVFQDPYAALNPMLTVGEAILEPMRVHNVGGTRQQQKDRVLELLRTVGLKEEHYLRYPHEFSGGQRQRICIARALALQPKCIICDESVSALDVSVQAQVLNLLNDLKRDFGITYLFITHDLSVARFMSDRLLVMNQGQIVEQGLAADIYANPQHEYTQRLLAAIPKDTPADIRAAVARRQLA, encoded by the coding sequence TTGAAGCCGCTGCTCGACATCCGCGACCTGACCATTGATTTTGCCTCGCAATACGGCACCACGCGTGCGGTAGAAGGGATTTCCTTTCAGCTGAACGCGGGCGAAACGGTGGCCATTGTGGGCGAGTCGGGCTCGGGCAAATCGGTGACATCCTTGGCGCTGCTGGGGCTGATTCCAATGCCGCCGGGCAAGCTGAGTGGGGGAGAAGCACGCTTTCAGTCGCAGGCCCTAGGTGGCGAGGTCGATTTGCTGCGTCTCTCGGAGGAAGAGCTGCAGCGGGTACGCGGCAACGAAATTTCGATGATTTTTCAGGAGCCGATGACCTCCCTGAACCCCGTGCACACCTGCGGGGAGCAAGTGGTGGAGGCTTTGCTGCTGCACACTTCGCTGAGCAAACAGGAAGCCGCGGCGCGCACCATCGAGCTATTCACGGAAGCGCAGTTGCCACGGCCCGAAAAAATCTTCAAGTCCTACCCGCACGAAATCAGCGGGGGCCAAAAGCAGCGGGTAATGATAGCCATGGCCATGGCCTGCCAGCCCGCCATCCTGATTGCCGACGAGCCCACCACGGCCCTCGACGTAACGGTGCAGGCCCGCATTCTGCAACTCATCGACGATTTGCGCCGGCAGCGCAACACGGCCGTGCTCTTCATCACCCACGACCTAGGCGTGGTGGCCGAAATTGCCGACCGCATTCTGGTGATGTACCGCGGCAAGGTGGTGGAGCAGGGGAGCGTGCTCGACATTTTCACGAACCCCAAGCACCCGTATACCAAAGGGCTGCTGGCGTGTCGGCCAAAATTGTCGCAAGGCAAAAAAAGATTGCCCACGGTGGCCGATTTTATGCGCGAAGATGCTGCCGGCGGCTTTTTTAGCACTGAAACCGCGCCGTTGCAAAGCCCTGCTAACGAGGTAGCTGCTTTAGTAGACGAACACTCTCAGAGTGCAGACGAAACTACCAAATTGTTCCCCGTGGAACATCCGTCTGATGTTCCACAAGCGGCCGATGCTTTGGTGGGTTTTAAGCAGGCGCCGCTGCTCGAAACCGGAGTGCCCGTACCCAATGCCGCTGCTGCACCCATCGTAACTGCTCCGGCTGAACCAGCTGCGGCTGATGTAGCTCAGGTGAAAGCCCTAGGTGCTGCCGCAAGCGAGCAGGTGAAACAGTCGGGCGAGGTGCTGCTACGCGTGCAGGACTTGCGCGTGTACTACCCGGTGCGCAAAGGCTTTTTCGGACGCGCCACCGAAGTGGTGCGCGCCGTCGATGGCGTGAGCTTCGACATTTACCGCGGTGAAACCGTGGGGCTGGTAGGAGAGTCGGGCTGCGGAAAAACTACCCTGGGGCGTACGCTGCTGAGGTTGGTGGAACCAACCAGCGGCAGCATTCTGTTTGATGGTACCGATTGGGCAAAGCTGCGGGCGGGCGAGTTGCGCCGCCGTCGCCGCGATTTCCAGATGGTGTTTCAGGACCCCTACGCCGCCCTCAATCCCATGCTCACGGTGGGTGAGGCCATTTTGGAGCCAATGCGCGTGCACAACGTAGGAGGAACCCGCCAGCAGCAAAAAGACCGCGTATTGGAGCTGCTGCGCACGGTGGGCCTGAAAGAAGAACACTACCTCCGCTACCCGCACGAGTTCAGCGGTGGCCAGCGCCAGCGCATTTGCATTGCGCGGGCCTTGGCGCTGCAGCCCAAGTGCATCATCTGCGATGAATCCGTATCGGCGCTCGATGTGTCGGTGCAGGCGCAGGTGCTCAACTTGCTGAACGACCTGAAGCGCGACTTCGGCATCACGTACCTGTTCATCACCCACGATTTATCGGTGGCGCGTTTTATGAGCGACCGGCTGCTGGTAATGAACCAGGGGCAGATTGTGGAGCAAGGCCTGGCGGCCGACATCTACGCCAACCCGCAGCACGAGTACACCCAGCGCCTGCTGGCAGCCATCCCGAAGGATACGCCGGCTGACATTCGCGCCGCCGTGGCTCGCCGGCAATTGGCGTAA
- a CDS encoding polyprenyl synthetase family protein, whose amino-acid sequence MDLSVFSNALTAALTQLHYGDQPAELYEPIRYSMRMGGKRIRPLLTLLGAQLFTDDWQLALRPAMAVEVFHNFTLLHDDIMDQAPLRRGQPTVHAKWNPNVAILSGDVMLVRAYELLFDIEPALLPEALRRFSQTAAEVCEGQQLDMNFEKEARVSIAQYLDMIRLKTAVLLGFALELGARLGGASPADADHLRRFGTDIGVAFQLRDDLLDVYGDAATFGKRVGGDIVSDKKTYLLLTALEQANEAQQATLQQWVGNTAPEAAEAKVAAVRAVYDELQIRPRTEALINEYFQDALAHLEAVQAPAERKQPLRGLALQLMEREN is encoded by the coding sequence GTGGATCTTTCTGTTTTCTCAAACGCCCTTACGGCTGCGCTAACGCAGCTGCACTACGGCGACCAACCCGCCGAACTTTACGAGCCCATTCGCTACTCCATGCGCATGGGTGGCAAGCGCATTCGGCCGCTGCTCACGCTCCTAGGTGCCCAGCTCTTCACCGATGATTGGCAGCTGGCCCTGCGCCCCGCCATGGCCGTGGAGGTGTTCCATAACTTCACCCTGCTCCACGACGACATCATGGACCAAGCGCCGCTGCGCCGCGGCCAACCCACGGTGCACGCCAAGTGGAACCCGAACGTGGCCATCCTCTCCGGCGACGTGATGCTGGTGCGGGCCTACGAGCTGCTCTTCGACATCGAACCCGCCTTGCTGCCCGAGGCTTTGCGCCGCTTCAGCCAAACCGCCGCCGAGGTGTGCGAGGGCCAGCAGCTCGACATGAACTTCGAGAAGGAGGCCCGCGTCAGCATCGCGCAGTACCTCGATATGATTCGGCTGAAGACGGCCGTGCTGCTGGGCTTTGCCCTGGAGCTGGGCGCCCGCCTAGGTGGCGCCTCCCCTGCCGATGCTGACCACCTGCGCCGCTTCGGTACCGATATCGGCGTGGCCTTTCAGCTGCGCGACGATTTGCTCGACGTGTACGGCGACGCGGCCACCTTCGGCAAGCGCGTGGGCGGTGACATCGTATCGGACAAGAAAACCTACCTGCTGCTGACGGCGCTGGAACAGGCAAACGAAGCTCAGCAAGCCACGCTGCAGCAATGGGTAGGCAACACCGCCCCCGAAGCCGCCGAGGCCAAGGTAGCGGCCGTACGGGCTGTTTACGACGAACTGCAGATCCGGCCCCGTACCGAAGCCCTCATCAACGAGTACTTCCAGGACGCCCTGGCGCACCTGGAGGCCGTGCAAGCCCCCGCCGAACGCAAGCAGCCGTTGCGCGGTTTGGCTTTGCAGCTGATGGAGCGCGAAAACTAA
- a CDS encoding DUF721 domain-containing protein translates to MKSRNASEFSRKADVVPLKEGIQALLKAYRLQGKMNEVYVVASWERIMGRAVALKTQEVYFRNNKLFVRLTSAPLKHELFMAKTRVAEIINSEVGEDIVHEVVFL, encoded by the coding sequence TTGAAATCACGTAACGCCTCCGAGTTTTCCCGCAAGGCCGATGTCGTACCTCTCAAAGAGGGCATCCAGGCACTGCTGAAGGCGTACCGTTTGCAAGGCAAAATGAACGAGGTATACGTGGTTGCTTCGTGGGAGCGAATAATGGGGAGGGCCGTAGCCCTCAAAACTCAGGAGGTATACTTCCGCAACAACAAGCTGTTTGTGCGCCTTACCTCAGCCCCTCTGAAACACGAGCTCTTCATGGCTAAGACGCGCGTTGCCGAAATCATCAACAGTGAGGTCGGCGAAGACATCGTGCACGAGGTTGTTTTCCTCTAA
- a CDS encoding glycerophosphodiester phosphodiesterase family protein codes for MAPRTPSLQRPRIYGHRGCRGLRPENTLAAFLHALEWPIYGLELDVVLSADGEVVVSHEPWLNADICLGPDGTRLTPEQGRGFNLYQQPYAAIKRCDCGSLRHPAFPEQQLMPAAKPLLSEVFEAVAQRAAELRRPVPAYSIELKSEPHTDGVLHPAPAAFVARVLAELSASLRYPAPEVLIMSFDHRVVQATRQLSDLPVCLLIEDNLTVDQHIAGLGFVPDVLGPKYTLLTPELLRYCRLHDLPIVAWTVNDPVAIAAVAKLGVRGITTDYPDRAVGVLGA; via the coding sequence ATGGCTCCTCGCACCCCTTCGCTGCAGCGCCCACGCATTTACGGCCACCGCGGTTGCCGCGGTTTGCGCCCCGAAAACACGCTGGCCGCCTTCCTGCACGCGTTGGAATGGCCCATTTACGGGCTGGAGCTCGACGTGGTGCTTTCGGCCGATGGCGAAGTCGTGGTGTCGCACGAGCCCTGGCTGAATGCCGACATTTGCCTAGGTCCCGACGGCACACGCCTGACGCCGGAGCAAGGCCGCGGGTTCAACCTCTACCAGCAGCCGTATGCTGCCATTAAGCGTTGCGACTGCGGCAGCCTCCGCCACCCCGCCTTTCCGGAGCAGCAGTTAATGCCTGCTGCCAAGCCTTTGCTAAGCGAGGTGTTCGAGGCCGTGGCCCAGCGTGCTGCCGAACTGCGTCGACCCGTGCCTGCGTATTCAATCGAACTAAAAAGCGAGCCGCATACCGACGGCGTGTTGCACCCAGCGCCTGCTGCTTTCGTTGCACGCGTACTCGCCGAGCTCAGCGCCAGCTTGCGCTACCCCGCGCCCGAGGTGCTCATCATGTCCTTCGATCATCGGGTGGTGCAGGCTACGCGGCAGCTATCCGACCTCCCGGTTTGCTTGCTTATCGAAGACAACTTGACAGTAGACCAGCACATCGCCGGGCTTGGCTTTGTGCCCGATGTCCTAGGTCCGAAATACACCTTGCTTACTCCTGAGCTGCTACGCTATTGCCGCTTGCATGATCTGCCCATCGTGGCCTGGACGGTAAACGACCCAGTGGCAATTGCTGCGGTTGCCAAGCTAGGTGTCCGGGGCATCACCACCGATTACCCCGATCGTGCCGTTGGTGTACTAGGTGCGTAA
- a CDS encoding DUF2939 domain-containing protein, whose protein sequence is MKRILVLLLLVVLAVGGYWYYRTVAAGPKFALAKAAKAVHDHDVASFEKYVDIQSVASSLVDQVAEQDQLLGLLNANSGGLLMRGALNLAKPQLASVARKEVQHYVATGSFDANANNEFERIVKFSLAGLASRIVSPESSFKGVKYLKEQGELALVGLEFTQPKLDTTLVLELQMRDRGDYWQVTEITNLGEVLRQAARLEKQRVFGRVQ, encoded by the coding sequence ATGAAACGTATTCTTGTTTTGCTGCTGCTGGTTGTACTGGCCGTTGGCGGCTATTGGTACTACCGCACGGTGGCAGCTGGGCCCAAATTTGCCCTGGCTAAAGCGGCAAAGGCCGTGCACGACCACGATGTGGCCAGCTTCGAAAAGTACGTAGATATACAAAGCGTGGCCAGCAGCCTCGTGGATCAGGTAGCCGAGCAAGACCAGCTGCTGGGGTTGCTGAACGCAAACAGCGGCGGCTTGCTGATGCGCGGCGCGCTTAACCTGGCCAAACCACAGCTGGCCAGCGTAGCCCGCAAAGAGGTGCAGCATTACGTTGCCACGGGCTCGTTCGATGCCAACGCCAACAACGAATTCGAGCGCATAGTGAAGTTTTCGCTGGCCGGGTTGGCCAGCCGTATAGTAAGTCCCGAAAGCAGCTTCAAGGGGGTGAAATACCTAAAGGAGCAGGGCGAGCTAGCCTTGGTGGGCCTCGAGTTTACGCAGCCCAAGCTCGATACCACGCTCGTGCTGGAGCTGCAAATGCGCGACCGGGGCGACTACTGGCAGGTAACCGAAATAACGAACCTAGGCGAGGTGCTGCGCCAGGCCGCTCGGCTGGAGAAGCAACGCGTATTTGGCCGGGTGCAGTAA
- a CDS encoding helix-turn-helix domain-containing protein translates to MAHQGEILQEAIKNSGISISKLVQELGITRPTIYRKFKETTLDYSFVQRVGEVIQHDFTDELDTPVQSQIHFTPTPVKAAAATRSVSLQPVDQDPVKALMALQAKYIALLEAYNELLLKVYGPK, encoded by the coding sequence ATGGCTCACCAAGGCGAAATCTTGCAGGAAGCAATCAAAAACAGCGGTATTTCGATTAGTAAGCTTGTACAGGAGCTGGGTATTACACGTCCGACCATTTATCGTAAATTCAAAGAGACAACCTTGGATTACAGTTTTGTTCAGCGTGTCGGCGAAGTGATACAACACGACTTTACGGATGAACTTGATACACCTGTTCAGTCTCAAATACACTTTACACCTACACCTGTAAAGGCCGCCGCTGCAACACGAAGTGTATCATTACAGCCTGTGGATCAGGACCCTGTAAAAGCATTAATGGCCCTGCAAGCGAAGTATATCGCCCTGCTCGAAGCATATAATGAGTTGCTGTTAAAAGTCTATGGCCCGAAGTGA
- the recF gene encoding DNA replication/repair protein RecF (All proteins in this family for which functions are known are DNA-binding proteins that assist the filamentation of RecA onto DNA for the initiation of recombination or recombinational repair.): MTLDSLQLLFFKNYDEASLTLSPHINCFIGENGSGKTNLLDAIHYLSMTKSAFAASDAQCMKQGADFFLVKGSFSLPSSPASDTIQCSLRTGQKKLVTHNKQPYDRISDHIGQYPVVLISPYDTDLIRQGSEDRRKYFDSIISQLDHAYLELLIQYSFLLKQRNALLKQFAERHTFDRDYLQVLDEQLVPAGEQLVIRRQEFLKQFTLVFQRHYQELADSREQVTLEHKSQLPDQNFGQLLRQHERKDLALQRTTMGPHKDDYVFLMDEAPVKSFGSQGQQKSYAIALKLAHFEIMATQKQHKPLLLLDDIFDRLDERRITRLLQLVANHTFGQVFLTDTHLERTDRALSGLSEQITRFRVDKGAVRPL; this comes from the coding sequence ATGACGCTGGACTCGCTGCAACTCCTTTTTTTCAAGAATTACGACGAGGCCAGCCTTACTCTTTCGCCTCACATCAACTGCTTTATTGGGGAGAACGGCAGCGGCAAAACCAACCTGCTCGACGCCATTCACTACCTCTCCATGACCAAGAGCGCCTTCGCCGCTTCCGATGCCCAGTGCATGAAGCAAGGCGCCGACTTCTTTCTGGTGAAGGGTAGCTTTTCGCTGCCCTCCTCTCCTGCTTCCGATACCATTCAGTGCAGCTTGCGCACCGGCCAGAAAAAACTGGTTACGCACAACAAGCAACCTTACGACCGCATATCCGACCACATCGGCCAGTACCCGGTTGTCCTCATCTCGCCCTACGACACCGACCTTATACGGCAAGGCAGCGAAGACCGGCGGAAGTATTTCGACAGTATTATCTCCCAGCTCGACCATGCCTACCTCGAGCTCCTGATTCAGTACAGCTTTCTGCTGAAGCAACGCAATGCCTTGCTCAAGCAGTTCGCCGAGCGCCACACGTTCGACCGCGACTACCTGCAGGTGCTCGACGAGCAATTGGTGCCTGCGGGCGAGCAACTGGTAATCCGGAGGCAGGAGTTTCTGAAGCAGTTTACTCTCGTGTTTCAGCGCCATTACCAAGAGCTGGCCGACAGCCGGGAGCAGGTCACCCTTGAACACAAAAGCCAGCTGCCCGATCAGAATTTCGGCCAGCTCCTGCGCCAGCACGAGCGCAAAGACCTAGCCTTGCAGCGCACGACCATGGGCCCCCACAAGGACGATTACGTCTTTCTCATGGACGAGGCACCGGTTAAGAGCTTCGGTTCGCAGGGCCAGCAAAAGTCCTATGCCATTGCGCTCAAGCTCGCCCACTTCGAGATAATGGCCACCCAGAAGCAGCACAAGCCCCTGCTGCTGCTCGACGACATCTTCGACCGCCTCGACGAGCGCCGCATCACTCGCCTGCTGCAGCTGGTAGCCAATCATACCTTCGGACAGGTTTTCCTTACCGATACGCACCTGGAGCGCACCGACCGGGCCCTTTCCGGACTATCCGAACAAATCACCCGGTTCAGAGTAGATAAGGGCGCGGTTCGGCCCCTTTAA